Proteins encoded together in one Microcebus murinus isolate Inina chromosome 18, M.murinus_Inina_mat1.0, whole genome shotgun sequence window:
- the KIF2B gene encoding kinesin-like protein KIF2B, producing MASQFCLPPAPHLSPLKTLTSHFGDIQVGISVAIQRSDKRIHLAVVTEMNRENSWVTVEWVEKGVKKGKKIDLETIFLLNPALNSAEHPMPSRSLSPLSPIPSSAIGDQRTATGWVAVTSHTNKSPSGDSQAVRVPSNPCLMKQKKSPCLREIEKLQKQREKRRRLQQEIQARRALDVNAGNPNYEIMRMIEEYRRHLDSSKVSSLEPPEDHRICVCVRKRPLNQRETTMKDLDIITIPSDNVVMVHESKQKVDLTRYLENQIFCFDHAFDDTASNELVYQFTAQPLVESIFRKGMATCFAYGQTGSGKTHTMGGAFSGRAQDCSKGIYALVAQDVFLLLRNSTYEKLDLKVYGTFFEIYGGKVYDLLNWKKKLQVLEDGNQQIQVVGLQEQEVCCVEEVLKLVQIGSSCRTSRQTSVNAHSSRSHAVFQIILKSRGKLHGKFSLVDLAGNERGADTAKVNRKRQLEGAEINKSLLALKECILALGQNKPHTPFRSSKLTQVLRDSFIGQNSSTCMIATISPGMTSCENTLNTLRYANRVKELTLDVRPYHRCLYQIGHEAPKMLENHNRNSEMSLQRDEFMKIPCIQSEEETEFEEVETSFIPLMKDTTTSWKQSIQWCENIQQIADGVNDDIDFCIAHSLSILEQKIGVLTEIQKKLKLLRADLQMKNKAE from the coding sequence ATGGCCAGCCAGTtctgcctccctccagccccacacCTCTCGCCCCTGAAGACTTTGACGTCACATTTCGGAGACATCCAAGTGGGCATATCCGTGGCGATCCAGCGCAGTGACAAGCGAATCCACCTCGCTGTAGTCACAGAGATGAACAGAGAAAACTCTTGGGTCACGGTAGAGTGGGTAGAGAAAGGAGtcaaaaaaggcaagaaaattgaTCTTGAGACCATATTTCTGCTGAATCCAGCTCTGAACTCTGCTGAACACCCCATGCCGTCGAGATCTTTGTCCCCCTTGTCTCCAATTCCCTCTTCCGCCATCGGAGATCAGAGAACAGCCACTGGGTGGGTTGCAGTGACCTCCCACACAAACAAGTCACCCTCAGGGGACAGCCAGGCTGTGAGGGTCCCCAGCAATCCTTGTCTGATGAAGCAGAAAAAGTCTCCCTGCCTACGGGAAATCGAGAAACTGCAGAAGCAACGGGAGAAGCgcaggaggctgcagcaggagatCCAAGCGAGGCGCGCCCTCGATGTCAACGCGGGAAACCCCAACTACGAAATCATGCGCATGATCGAAGAGTACCGCAGGCACCTGGACAGCAGTAAGGTGTCAAGCCTGGAGCCCCCGGAAGACCATCGGATCTGCGTCTGCGTGAGGAAGCGACCTCTCAACCAAAGAGAGACCACCATGAAGGACCTGGATATCATCACCATTCCCTCGGACAATGTGGTTATGGTGCATGAGTCTAAGCAAAAGGTGGATCTCACCCGTTACCTGGAGAACCAGATCTTCTGCTTCGACCATGCCTTCGATGACACAGCCTCCAATGAATTAGTGTACCAGTTCACAGCCCAGCCGCTGGTGGAGTCCATCTTCCGCAAGGGCATGGCCACCTGCTTTGCCTATGGGCAGACAGGCAGCGGGAAAACGCACACCATGGGAGGAGCCTTTTCCGGAAGGGCCCAAGATTGCTCTAAAGGCATTTACGCCCTGGTGGCACAGGATGTCTTTCTCCTGCTCAGAAACTCCACTTACGAGAAGCTGGACCTCAAAGTCTATGGGACATTTTTTGAGATTTATGGGGGCAAAGTGTATGATTTGTTAAACTGGAAGAAGAAGCTGCAAGTCCTTGAGGATGGCAATCAGCAGATCCAAGTGGTAGGGCTGCAGGAGCAAGAGGTGTGCTGTGTGGAGGAAGTACTGAAACTCGTCCAAATAGGGAGTAGCTGTCGGACTTCCAGGCAGACATCTGTCAACGCTCACTCATCCAGGAGCCACGCGGTGTTTCAGATCATCCTGAAGTCAAGAGGGAAACTGCATGGCAAATTTTCCCTTGTTGATTTAGCTGGGAATGAAAGGGGAGCAGATACTGCCAAGGTCAACCGGAAGAGGCAGCTGGAAGGGGCAGAAATTAACAAAAGTCTTCTAGCCCTCAAAGAATGTATCCTGGCTTTAGGTCAGAACAAACCTCACACCCCATTCAGATCCAGCAAGCTCACGCAGGTGCTCCGGGACTCCTTTATAGGCCAAAATTCCTCCACTTGCATGATTGCTACTATCTCTCCAGGGATGACCTCTTGTGAAAACACCCTCAACACTTTAAGATATGCAAACAGAGTCAAAGAATTAACTCTTGATGTAAGGCCCTACCATCGTTGCCTCTATCAGATTGGGCACGAGGCCCCAAAGATGTTAGAAAACCATAATAGAAATTCAGAAATGTCCCTTCAAAGGGATGAGTTTATGAAAATACCTTGTATACAGAGTGAAGAGGAAACAGAGTTTGAAGAAGTTGAAACATCCTTCATTCCATTAATGAAGGATACAACAACTTCATGGAAGCAATCTATCCAATGGTGCGAGAACATCCAGCAGATAGCTGATGGAGTAAACGATGATATTGATTTTTGCATTGCTCATTCATTGTCCATTTTGGAGCAGAAAATCGGTGTCCTGACTGAGAtccaaaagaaactgaaattattACGAGCTGACCTCCAAATGAAGAACAAGGCGGAGTGA